Proteins encoded within one genomic window of Posidoniimonas corsicana:
- a CDS encoding Shedu immune nuclease family protein encodes MPTAKITTTSADTAEVEPLVVRDGPLARLVFKPKIVNNDRDKLQPVKGKLVWQKRGRADVTDPWQDDTHFKLTTMKAGTGMQLQLSTAELFSLTQIVRGLYGKFWKDGHQLPRDGDTFELADYAKTAASLDALSNLADLLQAVGEEGFADVIRLLTDAKSSGLAIEAISKLQPDDLAGLGAIASLGALREALCLWEANKTNASEEFWQKAFQARPFVLSQAFSSPVVMLAGKSYVGGKNFHNKGGKEVDYLLRNTLTNHLLLVEIKTPCSRLLDTQAYRQGVYAPSRELTGAVAQISNQRDKLLKGFNEKRVETEDTTGQRVRLSEPRCLVIAGDTEQLADAEKLDSFELFRSGLRAVDVITFNELFAKIESLVSLLQMEQASNCTDSAASETS; translated from the coding sequence GTGCCCACAGCCAAAATAACCACCACGAGTGCTGATACTGCGGAGGTCGAACCGCTGGTAGTTCGGGATGGTCCGCTTGCACGGTTGGTGTTCAAGCCAAAGATCGTGAACAACGATAGGGACAAGCTGCAACCCGTGAAGGGAAAACTGGTTTGGCAGAAGCGGGGCAGAGCAGATGTCACAGATCCCTGGCAGGATGACACCCATTTCAAATTGACCACCATGAAGGCCGGCACTGGCATGCAGCTGCAGCTCAGTACTGCAGAGCTCTTCTCGCTCACTCAGATTGTTCGCGGCCTTTATGGCAAGTTCTGGAAGGACGGGCACCAGCTGCCAAGAGATGGTGACACTTTCGAGCTAGCTGACTACGCCAAGACAGCAGCAAGCCTCGATGCTCTTAGCAATCTGGCCGATCTGCTGCAAGCCGTTGGCGAAGAAGGCTTCGCTGATGTAATCCGCCTGCTGACGGACGCCAAATCGTCTGGGCTAGCGATCGAAGCGATCTCTAAGCTTCAGCCGGACGACCTTGCGGGCTTAGGCGCTATCGCCAGTCTTGGTGCCCTGCGAGAAGCACTGTGCCTGTGGGAAGCGAACAAGACGAATGCTAGTGAGGAGTTCTGGCAGAAGGCCTTTCAAGCACGACCATTCGTGCTATCGCAAGCGTTTTCATCACCCGTGGTGATGCTGGCTGGTAAGAGCTACGTCGGCGGTAAGAACTTCCACAACAAGGGCGGCAAGGAGGTCGATTACCTCCTTCGCAACACGCTGACTAACCACCTTCTGCTGGTTGAAATCAAGACGCCTTGCTCTCGGTTGCTCGACACGCAGGCATATCGACAGGGGGTCTACGCCCCCTCTCGCGAGTTGACGGGAGCGGTCGCCCAAATCTCGAATCAGAGAGACAAGTTGTTGAAAGGTTTCAACGAAAAGCGAGTGGAGACCGAGGACACGACCGGCCAGAGAGTGCGGTTATCTGAACCTCGTTGCCTGGTGATTGCCGGCGACACGGAACAGCTTGCTGATGCTGAGAAACTCGATTCGTTCGAGCTCTTCCGATCGGGCCTGAGAGCGGTCGATGTCATCACGTTCAACGAACTGTTTGCCAAGATCGAGTCCCTGGTCAGTCTCCTCCAGATGGAGCAGGCGTCAAATTGCACCGATTCGGCTGCCTCAGAGACCAGTTAA
- a CDS encoding type III pantothenate kinase: MPDAERLIAVDVGNSRVKLGLFERPVECEQAALAAPLPIAGPPLPEPVDTFDFTHIEGEPTSYNALREWLGPYAGAAALVASVHRSAGQSTLEALRACGLDRCKPLVGRQLPIEVRVEQPERVGVDRLLAGVAANRLRRADAPAIVIDLGTAITIDLIAADGAFEGGAILPGIRMASRALHDQTDALPDVAMQQLEHSPDAVGKTTDAALRAGLFWGAVGAIREVVARQRDRLTVPPQLYLTGGAAPSVARLLAEPDCTVRYLPNLVLSGVAIAAESLAAQQP, encoded by the coding sequence ATGCCAGACGCCGAACGACTGATCGCTGTGGACGTTGGGAACAGCCGGGTAAAGCTCGGGCTGTTCGAACGCCCCGTCGAGTGCGAGCAGGCGGCCCTGGCCGCGCCGCTGCCGATCGCCGGGCCGCCGCTGCCCGAGCCGGTCGACACCTTCGATTTCACCCACATCGAGGGCGAGCCCACCAGCTACAACGCGCTCCGCGAGTGGCTCGGCCCGTACGCCGGCGCGGCGGCGCTGGTCGCCTCGGTGCACCGCAGCGCGGGCCAGTCGACGCTCGAGGCGCTGCGGGCCTGCGGGCTGGATCGCTGCAAGCCGCTGGTTGGCCGGCAGCTGCCGATCGAGGTCCGCGTCGAGCAGCCCGAGCGGGTCGGCGTCGACCGCCTGCTGGCCGGCGTCGCGGCCAACCGGCTCCGCCGCGCCGACGCGCCGGCCATCGTGATCGACCTCGGCACCGCGATCACCATCGACCTGATCGCGGCCGACGGAGCGTTCGAGGGCGGCGCCATCCTGCCCGGCATCCGCATGGCCAGCCGCGCGCTGCACGACCAGACCGACGCGCTGCCGGACGTGGCGATGCAGCAGCTCGAGCACTCGCCCGACGCGGTCGGCAAGACCACCGACGCCGCGCTCCGCGCGGGGCTGTTCTGGGGCGCCGTCGGCGCGATCCGCGAGGTGGTCGCGCGGCAGCGCGACCGCCTGACCGTGCCGCCGCAGCTGTACCTCACCGGCGGCGCCGCGCCGTCGGTCGCGCGGCTGCTCGCCGAGCCCGACTGCACCGTGCGGTACCTGCCGAACCTGGTCCTGTCCGGCGTGGCGATTGCCGCCGAGTCGCTCGCCGCCCAGCAGCCATGA
- a CDS encoding PAS domain S-box protein gives MNPNELTLADGSPAGDEGRLGRVLQGSRDGYWEWRDLSTNVFWWSPRFYEMLGYADGEFVPTSDRMLELFHPDDAQRARQRMGELLQDTEPFRSQYRMRSKSGSYVWIESRGEVFRNGDGQPHCVSGTVRDITQQREAETKLRESEETFRCMFDRSATSMVTVDLTGRILRVNDSTCQMLGYQREELLTLSFTDITAPEDLPDSIENFQNLIGGEKDYFSLEKRYKRKDGCVLWGTVTATLVRSADGAPLHVLAQLLDVTARKQAELALQKSEEWFRSLIELSTSVYAVTDREATIQYASPSVQRVLGWTPEEIVGTNGFARVHPDDATTARQAWDRVVECPGREESFEVRHHRKDGALRWVRMICANHLANDAVRGVVIASQDITASKDAQASLVKSQERFQSLFDNSPVALWEEDFSAVKKRIEELRQDGVTDFRTYFEQHPESVAECAQLVRVLDVNRAALHLHGAESKDQLVANLAAIFTEKSYTAVRAQLVAIAEGLTKYECEASAKSLDGREVETALRWEVVPGCEESLERVHLSTIDITARKRTELRLRESEQKFRTVFNQQYLFIAILTPDGRVLEVNDLCLKMQGASREEYDGQYFWDTPAWRELPEWQEKIRGRVVEAQTADGPIRTEDVYRFADGTIRCADAVCTGVRGDDGELRYIVMHAQDTTERRQAAEELALVAEQRRRAAEELATHKEMLEQAESIAQAGCWEWTLDTNRAVWSAPMSDVFGVGYREPSYEQIRSLIHPEDVEWWEGYLKEMVEHTSEPFDIDYRICRPDGAVAWIHNVAKVLRDDRGRPLKMIGMSQDVTQRRHAEKVLQKSEETFRSLFDQSPIAIQLYDESGRLVDVNQRTLDLFGVDDKQRLLGYVMWDSPDYTPERIAQVKSGHSICISTELDFGRVKQAGLFPTSKTGVLHLDMLVCPLTVAGAISGYTVQLVDLTERRNVETHLRHAQKMESIGRLAGGIAHDFNNILMPILGYVEMVMQTMDKDQEAYAQLACVQEAADRAKSLTRQILAFSRKQVLQTQVLSLNDVVADFEEMLRRLIGEDVQLAVRLADGLRLVEVDPRQIEQVLMNLAINSRDAMPRGGRLTIETANTGPHDSDAGDEPPGRSVMLAVTDTGHGMDAATRERVFEPFFTTKEQGKGSGLGLSTTFGIVKQHGGAIRVESQPGAGASFRVYLPIADAAGRDDEPAASELDSMHGTETVLLVEDDKLVRRMVSQTLSSLGYEVLETAHPDEALRLAIQRRDDIHLLLTDVIMPGMSGAELYRRVAESTPAIKVLYMSGYTDDAIVHHGVLTEGVPFLQKPFRIRRLGQMVRQALEQHQLRPDLD, from the coding sequence ATGAACCCCAACGAACTCACGCTGGCCGATGGGTCGCCGGCCGGGGACGAGGGCCGGCTCGGCCGGGTGCTGCAGGGCAGTCGGGACGGCTACTGGGAGTGGCGTGACCTTTCCACCAATGTGTTTTGGTGGTCGCCGCGGTTCTACGAGATGCTCGGCTACGCAGATGGGGAGTTCGTCCCTACGTCCGATCGGATGCTCGAGCTGTTCCACCCGGACGACGCCCAACGCGCCCGGCAGAGGATGGGCGAACTGCTGCAGGACACGGAGCCTTTCCGGTCTCAGTACCGGATGCGGAGCAAATCGGGCTCCTACGTGTGGATCGAGTCGCGCGGCGAAGTGTTCCGCAATGGCGACGGCCAACCCCACTGCGTGTCCGGCACCGTCCGCGACATCACGCAGCAGCGCGAGGCGGAAACAAAGCTGCGAGAGAGCGAAGAGACCTTCCGGTGTATGTTCGACCGCTCCGCCACCAGCATGGTCACCGTCGACCTGACCGGACGCATCCTCCGCGTCAACGACTCCACCTGCCAGATGCTCGGCTACCAGCGAGAGGAGCTGCTCACGCTGAGCTTTACTGACATCACCGCACCAGAGGATCTTCCCGATTCCATCGAGAACTTTCAGAACCTGATTGGTGGGGAGAAGGACTACTTTTCCCTCGAGAAGCGCTACAAGCGCAAGGACGGTTGCGTCCTGTGGGGGACGGTGACCGCAACGCTGGTGCGCAGCGCCGACGGCGCCCCCCTGCACGTGCTAGCGCAGCTGCTGGACGTCACCGCTCGGAAGCAGGCCGAGCTGGCGCTGCAGAAGAGCGAGGAGTGGTTCCGATCGTTGATCGAATTGAGCACGTCCGTCTACGCCGTTACCGACCGCGAAGCGACCATCCAGTACGCGAGCCCCTCCGTTCAGCGGGTGCTGGGGTGGACGCCGGAAGAGATCGTGGGAACGAACGGGTTTGCCCGCGTCCACCCAGACGACGCGACAACCGCACGGCAGGCGTGGGACCGGGTGGTCGAGTGCCCCGGCCGGGAGGAGTCCTTCGAGGTTCGTCACCACCGCAAAGACGGCGCCCTCAGGTGGGTGCGGATGATATGCGCGAACCACCTCGCCAACGACGCCGTCCGCGGCGTAGTGATCGCTTCACAGGACATCACCGCCAGCAAAGACGCCCAGGCGTCTCTTGTGAAGAGCCAGGAGCGGTTCCAGTCGCTCTTCGACAACAGCCCCGTTGCGCTGTGGGAGGAAGACTTCTCCGCGGTCAAGAAACGCATCGAAGAGCTCCGGCAGGACGGCGTGACCGACTTCCGAACCTACTTTGAGCAGCACCCGGAGAGCGTCGCGGAGTGCGCGCAGCTGGTGCGGGTGCTGGACGTCAACCGCGCTGCGCTCCACCTTCACGGCGCCGAGTCGAAGGATCAGCTCGTCGCGAACCTCGCCGCGATCTTCACCGAGAAGTCGTACACTGCGGTCCGGGCGCAGCTGGTCGCCATCGCCGAGGGGCTCACCAAGTACGAGTGCGAGGCGTCGGCCAAGAGCCTCGACGGGCGCGAGGTCGAGACGGCCCTGCGCTGGGAGGTGGTCCCCGGGTGCGAGGAATCGCTTGAAAGGGTGCACCTGTCGACAATCGACATCACCGCGAGGAAACGCACCGAGCTCCGCCTGCGCGAGAGCGAGCAGAAGTTCCGCACCGTCTTCAACCAACAGTACCTCTTCATCGCCATCTTGACCCCCGACGGCAGGGTGCTGGAGGTCAACGACCTCTGCCTGAAGATGCAGGGAGCGTCCCGCGAGGAATACGACGGCCAGTACTTTTGGGACACGCCCGCCTGGCGCGAGCTGCCCGAGTGGCAGGAGAAGATCCGCGGCCGCGTGGTGGAAGCACAGACCGCCGACGGACCGATCCGCACCGAGGACGTGTACCGGTTCGCCGACGGGACCATCCGCTGCGCCGACGCGGTCTGCACCGGGGTCCGCGGCGACGACGGCGAGCTCCGGTACATCGTCATGCACGCCCAGGACACCACCGAGCGGCGACAGGCCGCCGAGGAGCTCGCGCTGGTCGCCGAGCAGCGCCGCCGCGCCGCCGAGGAGCTGGCCACCCACAAGGAGATGCTCGAGCAGGCGGAGAGCATCGCCCAGGCGGGCTGCTGGGAGTGGACGCTCGACACTAATCGGGCCGTCTGGTCCGCGCCCATGTCCGACGTGTTCGGGGTCGGCTACCGGGAGCCGTCCTACGAGCAGATTCGTTCCCTAATCCACCCGGAAGACGTCGAGTGGTGGGAGGGGTACCTCAAGGAGATGGTAGAGCACACCTCCGAGCCCTTCGACATCGACTACCGGATCTGCCGGCCCGACGGAGCAGTCGCCTGGATCCACAACGTGGCGAAGGTCTTGAGGGACGACCGCGGACGACCGCTCAAGATGATCGGCATGTCGCAGGACGTCACCCAGCGTCGGCACGCCGAGAAGGTCCTGCAGAAGAGCGAGGAGACCTTCCGCAGCCTGTTCGACCAATCGCCGATCGCCATCCAGCTGTACGACGAGTCCGGGCGGCTGGTCGACGTCAACCAGCGGACGCTCGACCTGTTCGGCGTCGACGACAAGCAGCGTCTGCTGGGCTACGTGATGTGGGACTCGCCCGACTACACGCCCGAGCGGATCGCGCAGGTCAAGAGCGGGCATTCGATCTGCATCTCCACGGAGCTCGACTTCGGCCGCGTCAAGCAAGCCGGGCTGTTCCCGACCTCCAAGACCGGCGTGCTGCACCTCGACATGCTCGTCTGCCCGCTCACCGTGGCCGGCGCGATCTCGGGCTACACGGTGCAGCTGGTCGATCTCACCGAGCGGCGCAACGTCGAGACGCACCTGCGGCACGCGCAGAAGATGGAGTCGATCGGCCGCCTGGCGGGCGGCATCGCGCACGACTTCAACAACATCCTGATGCCGATCCTCGGCTACGTCGAGATGGTCATGCAGACCATGGACAAGGACCAAGAGGCCTACGCGCAGCTGGCGTGCGTGCAGGAGGCGGCCGACCGCGCCAAGAGCCTGACCCGGCAGATCCTGGCCTTCAGCCGCAAGCAGGTGCTGCAGACCCAGGTGCTGAGCCTCAACGACGTGGTCGCCGACTTCGAGGAGATGCTGCGGAGGCTCATCGGCGAGGACGTGCAGCTCGCCGTGCGGCTCGCCGACGGCCTGCGGCTGGTGGAGGTCGACCCGCGGCAGATCGAGCAGGTGCTGATGAACCTGGCGATCAACTCCCGCGACGCCATGCCGCGCGGCGGCCGGCTGACCATCGAGACCGCCAACACCGGCCCGCACGATTCCGACGCCGGCGACGAGCCGCCCGGGCGGTCCGTCATGCTGGCCGTCACCGACACCGGCCACGGCATGGACGCCGCCACGCGCGAGCGGGTGTTCGAGCCCTTCTTCACCACCAAGGAACAGGGCAAGGGGTCGGGCCTCGGCCTCTCCACCACCTTCGGCATCGTCAAGCAGCACGGCGGCGCGATCCGCGTCGAAAGCCAGCCGGGCGCCGGAGCGTCGTTCCGCGTCTACCTGCCGATCGCCGACGCCGCCGGCCGGGACGACGAGCCGGCCGCGTCGGAACTCGACTCGATGCACGGGACCGAGACCGTGCTGCTGGTCGAGGACGACAAGCTCGTCCGCCGGATGGTGTCGCAGACGCTCTCGTCGCTCGGGTACGAGGTGCTCGAGACCGCCCACCCCGACGAGGCCCTGCGGCTCGCTATCCAGCGCCGCGACGACATCCACCTGCTGCTGACCGACGTCATCATGCCCGGCATGAGCGGCGCTGAGCTGTACCGCCGCGTGGCGGAGTCGACCCCGGCGATCAAGGTGCTGTACATGTCCGGCTACACCGACGACGCCATCGTGCACCACGGCGTGCTGACCGAGGGCGTGCCGTTCCTGCAGAAGCCGTTCCGCATCCGGCGGCTCGGCCAGATGGTCCGCCAGGCGCTGGAGCAGCACCAGCTCCGCCCCGACCTCGACTAG
- a CDS encoding lipase family protein produces the protein MFDWFLTYFELILGIAGAVSLIGIAMGFLRITLTRPSRSRWRVLGGIALLSLVCFLAVLRGGPGGKKTTPQELDPDRLIDTSLTAVERLQNPWEAYEDPRWPVVETLAEISDIAYDPPVFAAGRYEGLGLSRCFPLFDRSMVGYVLAIDDVAVVVFRGTDFNEWSDWGVNKAVRAAPTEHGGIHAGFDRAYDGLSPQINEVLDRLAPKHLWVTGHSLGGALATVCAYRLESRGEHKVTGLITFGQPMVAKLDLAEHLDDLFDNRYAWFVNGSDVVPKTPPGYEPAGSLVELNGTLRPGRWRRTRAVYSSSSVDDSLPAQPLQAHPLPPLTEEESRLLQQRLKAEPPPVFDDAPRAYSMAVPEIDNHLMPAYLGSIRQLLGISMRGD, from the coding sequence ATGTTCGACTGGTTTCTTACGTACTTCGAGCTGATTCTCGGCATCGCTGGAGCCGTCTCACTCATCGGCATCGCGATGGGCTTCCTACGGATCACCCTGACGCGCCCGAGCAGGTCACGATGGCGAGTACTAGGTGGAATTGCGTTGCTCAGTTTGGTCTGCTTTCTCGCAGTTCTTCGGGGAGGTCCGGGTGGCAAAAAGACTACACCCCAGGAGCTCGACCCTGACCGACTAATCGATACCTCACTAACTGCGGTGGAGAGGCTACAGAATCCGTGGGAAGCCTACGAAGATCCGCGTTGGCCCGTAGTTGAAACGTTGGCGGAGATTAGCGATATCGCGTACGATCCGCCGGTGTTCGCTGCTGGAAGGTACGAGGGACTTGGTCTCTCGCGATGCTTTCCACTCTTTGACCGGTCGATGGTCGGATATGTACTTGCGATCGATGATGTTGCAGTTGTCGTTTTCCGGGGTACGGACTTCAATGAATGGTCTGACTGGGGAGTCAACAAGGCTGTTAGAGCGGCTCCCACAGAGCACGGCGGCATACATGCGGGCTTTGATCGCGCGTATGATGGCTTGTCGCCCCAGATCAATGAAGTGCTTGATCGACTTGCGCCGAAGCACCTGTGGGTCACAGGGCACAGCCTTGGCGGCGCTCTGGCAACGGTATGTGCTTACAGACTCGAATCACGGGGCGAACACAAAGTCACCGGGCTGATCACGTTCGGCCAACCCATGGTCGCGAAGCTTGATCTCGCCGAGCACCTGGATGACCTTTTTGACAATCGATACGCATGGTTCGTGAATGGCAGCGACGTCGTACCGAAGACACCACCTGGCTATGAGCCCGCAGGCTCATTGGTCGAACTCAACGGAACGTTGAGACCCGGTCGATGGCGACGTACGCGTGCTGTGTACTCCTCATCCAGTGTCGACGACTCGCTTCCTGCCCAACCTCTCCAAGCTCACCCACTACCCCCGTTGACCGAAGAAGAAAGTCGCCTACTTCAGCAACGACTCAAGGCAGAACCACCACCGGTTTTCGACGACGCTCCCAGAGCCTACTCGATGGCCGTGCCGGAAATCGACAATCACTTGATGCCTGCCTATTTGGGTTCGATCCGACAGCTCCTCGGGATCAGTATGCGAGGCGACTGA
- a CDS encoding DUF7453 family protein — translation MTRLRVDAAALLLLLAPVCSAGEWAYRPLVEQDDSFVGFVGSPIINNAGDVVFVAEVFDDDGPRPDLGLFRTAGDSIEQVAFSNGLSPYRDASFAQFPLLSDSGQVAFYAVSFLHGAGMFTGPDPAVDSIVNQVADGVTGVGLFPAMNRLGDVLFQAGRPGGVSGIYSGPDPVADLLVDNSGPFLSVGTQVDLNDHGDVVFEARLPNGEAGLYSGPDPATDTLVDSTGPFAATFISPRINNRGDLTFYAELDSGVTGLFTGPDPVADLLVDDTGPFEVLGGAIVNNSGGLLFSAVFDNGRIGVFDGTDVDEDRVVGTGDPLFGSIVTEIAAYDAYNDAGQFAFRYALADGREGIAIAAPIRPGDYNRDGAVDALDYHLWRSQYGTPVAAPGDQSDGNSDGVVDAADYTVWRDALAPGVGLAAPAPPACVSVVTAAALSAFMRRRPS, via the coding sequence ATGACTCGACTCCGTGTTGACGCCGCCGCGCTCCTGTTGCTGCTCGCGCCGGTTTGCTCTGCCGGTGAGTGGGCGTACCGCCCGCTCGTTGAGCAGGACGATTCGTTCGTGGGGTTCGTGGGCAGCCCCATCATCAACAACGCGGGCGATGTCGTCTTTGTCGCCGAGGTCTTTGACGACGACGGTCCCCGACCGGACCTGGGGCTGTTCCGCACCGCGGGCGATTCGATCGAGCAGGTGGCGTTCTCCAACGGCCTTTCGCCCTACCGCGACGCCAGCTTCGCCCAGTTCCCACTCCTCAGCGACAGCGGCCAGGTCGCGTTCTACGCGGTGAGCTTCCTGCATGGCGCCGGCATGTTCACCGGCCCCGACCCGGCGGTCGACTCGATCGTCAACCAGGTGGCCGACGGCGTCACCGGCGTGGGGCTGTTCCCCGCGATGAACCGCCTTGGCGATGTGCTGTTTCAGGCCGGCCGACCCGGCGGGGTGTCCGGGATCTATTCCGGCCCCGACCCGGTAGCCGACCTGCTGGTGGACAACAGCGGGCCCTTCTTGTCGGTCGGCACGCAGGTTGATCTCAACGACCACGGGGACGTGGTCTTCGAGGCGCGCCTGCCGAACGGCGAGGCGGGGCTCTACTCGGGGCCCGACCCGGCGACCGACACGCTGGTCGACTCCACCGGGCCGTTCGCCGCCACCTTTATCAGCCCACGCATCAACAACCGGGGCGACCTGACGTTCTACGCCGAGCTCGACTCCGGCGTCACCGGCCTGTTCACCGGCCCCGACCCCGTGGCCGACCTGCTGGTCGACGACACCGGGCCGTTTGAAGTGCTGGGCGGGGCGATCGTCAACAACTCGGGCGGCCTGCTGTTCAGCGCGGTGTTCGACAACGGCCGCATCGGCGTGTTCGACGGCACGGACGTGGACGAGGACCGCGTGGTCGGCACGGGCGACCCGCTGTTCGGCTCGATCGTCACCGAGATCGCCGCGTACGACGCCTACAACGACGCCGGCCAGTTTGCGTTCCGCTACGCGCTGGCCGACGGGCGCGAGGGGATCGCGATCGCGGCGCCGATCCGCCCCGGCGACTACAACCGCGACGGCGCCGTGGACGCGCTCGACTACCACCTCTGGCGGTCGCAGTACGGGACGCCGGTCGCCGCGCCGGGCGATCAGTCCGACGGCAACAGCGACGGCGTCGTCGACGCCGCGGACTACACCGTGTGGCGCGACGCGTTGGCGCCGGGCGTCGGCCTTGCCGCCCCGGCGCCGCCGGCTTGCGTATCGGTCGTTACGGCCGCGGCACTGTCGGCGTTCATGAGACGACGGCCCTCCTAA
- a CDS encoding GTPase, with protein MSEKPVVSGKPAMSAQTAVSVQTAEGRGAVAVVQVTGPGAVDAVDACFLAASGRPLAQQPPGAIRFGRWRDASGEEVVVVRRGSPDPAVEVHCHGGAAAVRAVVRDLVAQGCVQQPARPEHAPPGAAAVTLDAQLALRHALTERAVGVLLDQAEGALERALREIADSLSAGGGVDQLRQLLDRAELGQRLTSPWRVVLAGAPNVGKSSLINALLGYSRAIVFDQPGTTRDVLTAAAAIEGWPVSLSDTAGLRAADDPTEAAGVELARQMLQQADLILDIRDAAQPDAPSAIPADAPATRRLVVWNKQDLAPAPAGSLSTSAATGQGVDDLLAAIARSLVPHPPEPGAALPVTAAHAEQLARALAAAQRGDYAAALQAVQALLAPAGSD; from the coding sequence ATGAGCGAGAAGCCCGTCGTGAGCGGGAAGCCCGCCATGAGCGCGCAGACCGCCGTCAGCGTGCAGACCGCCGAGGGCCGCGGGGCCGTGGCCGTGGTGCAGGTCACCGGCCCCGGCGCGGTCGACGCGGTCGACGCCTGTTTCCTCGCCGCGTCCGGTCGGCCGCTCGCCCAGCAGCCTCCCGGCGCCATCCGCTTCGGCCGCTGGCGCGACGCGTCGGGCGAGGAGGTGGTGGTCGTCCGCCGCGGCTCGCCCGACCCGGCGGTCGAGGTCCACTGCCACGGCGGCGCCGCCGCGGTGCGGGCCGTGGTGCGGGATCTGGTCGCCCAGGGGTGCGTGCAGCAGCCCGCCCGGCCGGAACACGCGCCGCCGGGCGCCGCGGCCGTGACGCTCGACGCGCAGCTCGCGCTGCGGCATGCGCTGACCGAACGCGCCGTCGGCGTGCTGCTCGACCAGGCGGAGGGCGCGCTGGAACGCGCCCTCCGCGAGATCGCCGATTCGCTCTCCGCCGGCGGCGGCGTCGACCAGCTGCGCCAGCTGCTCGACCGGGCGGAGCTCGGCCAGCGGCTCACCTCGCCGTGGCGGGTCGTGCTGGCCGGCGCGCCGAACGTGGGCAAGAGCAGCCTGATCAACGCGCTGCTGGGCTACTCCCGCGCGATCGTGTTCGACCAGCCCGGCACCACCCGCGACGTGCTGACCGCGGCGGCGGCGATCGAGGGCTGGCCGGTCTCGCTGAGCGACACGGCCGGCCTCCGCGCGGCGGACGACCCGACCGAGGCGGCCGGCGTCGAGCTGGCGCGGCAGATGCTCCAGCAGGCCGACCTGATCCTCGACATCCGCGACGCCGCCCAGCCCGACGCGCCGTCCGCCATCCCGGCCGACGCGCCCGCCACGCGGCGGCTGGTGGTCTGGAACAAGCAGGACCTGGCGCCGGCGCCCGCCGGCTCGCTATCAACCTCTGCCGCCACGGGGCAGGGCGTTGATGATCTTCTCGCCGCCATCGCCCGCTCGCTCGTGCCGCACCCGCCCGAGCCCGGCGCGGCGCTGCCGGTCACCGCCGCGCACGCCGAGCAGCTCGCCCGCGCGCTCGCCGCGGCCCAGCGGGGCGATTACGCCGCGGCGCTGCAGGCCGTGCAGGCGCTGCTGGCGCCGGCCGGGTCCGACTGA